The Athene noctua chromosome 15, bAthNoc1.hap1.1, whole genome shotgun sequence genome contains a region encoding:
- the SREBF1 gene encoding sterol regulatory element-binding protein 1 isoform X4 translates to MSGLAFDDAALEGLAPSLGLSGANDIDTALLSDIDDMLQLINTPDNDFSGLFDSPFSAPDSTVPPGLPPAPGSLSTYLGPNKPPPAAPTSSVYPGPPGMAAFTPQPPAPLLPAPAPGVKEEPAAAPSSQPQPGMMLAPSFVPTSPGQFSPPPLVGYQNQHSFSAMQPGGVGQPLPSPLPTPQPGQPTALPGPVQSVAPQQLLAPAAPAPQPVSPQIQPVPVLLQPHFIKADSLLLTAVKTDAGNAKTSSIASLATSASGSATSLQVPALVSGGTILATVPLVVDAEKLPINRLAPSGKPALVQSRGEKRTAHNAIEKRYRSSINDKIVELKDLVVGTEAKLNKSAILRKAIEYIRFLQQSNQKLKQENLTLKMAVQKNQSLKDLVASCNGAAKAEAPMEVVKAEVMEMLTPPPSDVGSPSHSSPLSLSGGSSNSSGSDSEPDSPLCDHGKVKQERPPPSPSSQGMLDRSRMALCAFVFLCLSFNPLASLLRGSGAPRPVGSPGTSGPSRSIMAESGIVEEPWGWAQWLWPTLAFWALNAALVLGAVVRLFVCGEPVTRPHSEPSVLFWRHRRQADLDLDRGDFAQGAQHLRTALGALGRPLPASHGDLACSLLWTLLRHLLQRLWVGRWLAARAGGLRPDPPPPAHVHQSARDAAMAYHRLHQLHLAGKQAGGHLLAINLALSAVNLAECAGDAVSVAALAEIYVAAALRVKASLHRCFHFLARPFLCSARRVALSHGGAVPPAMQWLCHPLGHRFFVDGDWAVKGVPRETIYSSAGNPVDPLAQVTQLFREHLLEKALFCVAMPEPGRPAAQGEGRFSNALEYLQLLNGCSDASSTPVPAPSISSGLAAVTGTDPVSKWWASIIGTVIHWLQGDEEGAERLYPLVETMPRALQSSEKPLPRAALHSFRAVRAMLSKQDGSQASLNHCEKASGCLRESLELGSPPKGTIDKAVQLLLCDLLLVTRTNLWQQQMSASQQRSCLYQASAVELRGFQQDLSSLRRLAQTLRPAMRRVFLHEATARLMARASPTRTHQLLDRSLRRRGVQGSKTAGEPESHPTPREHAEALLLACCYLPPSFLSGPGQRVGMLAEAARTLEKLGDKRTLHDCQQMIIKLGSGTTVTSG, encoded by the exons aTGAGCGGTCTCGCCTTCGACGACGCGGCCCTGGAGGGGCTGGCACCGTCCCTCGGCCTCTCCGGGGCCAACGACATCGACACGGCCCTGCTCAGCGACATCGACG ACATGCTCCAGCTGATCAACACACCGGACAATGACTTCTCGGGGCTTTTTGACTCGCCGTTCAGTGCCCCCGACAGCACTGTGCCCCCAGGGCtacccccagccccgggcagcctCAGCACCTACCTGGGACCCAACAAGCCTCCCCCTGCCGCCCCCACCAGCAGCGTCTACCCAGGGCCCCCCGGGATGGCGGCCttcaccccacagcccccggcCCCACTCCtgccggcgccggccccgggtGTCAAGGAGGAGCCTGCGGCCGCGcccagcagccagccccagcccggcaTGATGCTGGCCCCCAGCTTCGTCCCCACATCCCCCGGCCAGTTCAGCCCCCCGCCCTTGGTGGGCTACCAGAACCAGCACAGCTTCTCCG CCATGCAGCCCGGGGGtgtggggcagcccctgccaagccccctgcccaccccacagcCAGGCCAGCCCACGGCACTGCCGGGCCCCGTGCAGAGTGTGgcaccccagcagctcctggcccccgccgcccctgctccccagcctgtCTCACCCCAGATCCAGCCAGTGCCG GTTCTGCTGCAGCCCCATTTCATCAAGGCTGACTCCCTCCTGCTGACGGCCGTCAAGACAGATGCCGGCAATGCCAAAACCTCCAGCATCGCCTCCTTGGCCACCAGCGCCAGCGGCTCTGCCACCTCACTGCAGGTGCCG GCGCTGGTGAGCGGAGGGACCATCCTGGCCACGGTGCCGCTGGTGGTGGACGCCGAGAAGCTGCCCATCAACCGGTTGGCACCCAGCGGGAAGCCGGCGCTGGTGCAGAGCCGGGGGGAGAAGCGCACGGCGCACAACGCCATCGAGAAACGCTACCGCTCCTCCATCAACGACAAGATCGTGGAGCTCAAGGACCTGGTGGTGGGCACTGAGGCCAAG CTCAACAAGTCGGCAATCCTGAGGAAAGCGATCGAGTACATCCGATTCCTGCAGCAGAGCAACCAGAAGCTGAAGCAGGAGAACCTCACCCTGAAAATGGCCGTGCAGAAGAACC AGTCCCTGAAGGACTTGGTGGCCTCCTGCAATGGGGCGGCTAAGGCGGAGGCCCCCATGGAGGTGGTGAAGGCGGAGGTGATGGAGATGCTGACGCCGCCGCCCTCGGACGTGGGCTCGCCGTCTCACAGCAGCCCGCTCTCGCTCAGCgggggcagcagcaacagcagcggCAGCGACTCAGAGCCCGACAGCCCCCTCTGCGACCATGGCAAG GTGAAGCAGGAgcgcccgccgccctcgcccAGCAGCCAGGGCATGCTGGACCGCTCCCGCATGGCCCTCTGCGCCTTTGTcttcctctgcctctccttcAACCCCCTGGCCTCCCTCCTCCGGGGCTCCGGTGCTCCACGCCCTGTGGGGAGCCCAGGCACCTCTGGCCCCAGCAGGAGCATCATGGCTGAGTCTGGCATTGTGG AGGAGCCGTGGGGGTGGGCGCAGTGGCTCTGGCCCACCCTGGCCTTCTGGGCGCTGAACGCGGCGCTGGTGCTGGGGGCGGTGGTGCGACTCTTCGTCTGCGGGGAGCCCGTCACCCGCCCCCACTCCGAGCCCTCCGTCCTCTTCTGGCGGCACCGCCGACAGGCTGACCTTGACCTTGACCGG ggggactTTGCCCAGGGCGCCCAGCACCTCCGGacggcactgggagcactgggacggCCGCTGCCCGCCTCCCACGGGGACCTGGCCTGCAGCCTGCTCTGGACCCTGCTGCGGCACCTGCTCCAGCGCCTTTGGGTGGGCCGCTGGCTGGCCGCCCGCGCTGGGGGGCTGCGCCCCGACCCCCCCCCACCAGCCCACGTCCATCAGAGTGCCCGCGACGCCGCCATGGCTTACCACcgcctgcaccagctccacctTGCCG ggaAGCAGGCGGGGGGGCACTTACTGGCCATCAACCTGGCGCTGAGTGCTGTCAACCTGGCCGAGTGCGCCGGTGACGCTGTCTCCGTGGCCGCCCTGGCAGAGATCTACGTGGCAGCCGCCCTGAGGGTCAAGGCCAGCCTGCACCGCTGCTTCCACTTCTTGGCT CGCCCCTTCCTCTGCAGTGCCCGGCGCGTGGCCCTGTCCCACGGCGGGGCTGTCCCCCCCGCCATGCAGTGGCTTTGTCACCCTTTGGGCCACCGTTTCTTCGTCGACGGGGACTGGGCTGTCAAGGGCGTCCCCAGGGAGACCATCTATAGCTCTGCTGGCAACCCAG TGGACCCGCTGGCACAGGTGACCCAGCTTTTCCGCGAGCACCTCCTGGAGAAGGCTCTGTTCTGCGTGGCCATGCCCGAGCCCGGCCGTCCCGCTGCCCAGGGCGAGGG aCGCTTCTCCAACGCCCTCGAGTACCTCCAGCTCCTCAACGGCTGCTCCGACGCCAGCAGCACACCTGTCCCCGCGCCCTCCATCAGCTCCGGCTTGGCAGCTGTCACAG GCACCGACCCCGTGTCCAAGTGGTGGGCGTCCATCATTGGCACAGTTATTCACTGGCTGCAGGGAGACGAGGAGGGGGCCGAGCGCCTCTACCCGCTGGTGGAGACCATGCCCCGGGCGCTGCAGAGCTCTGA AAAGCCCCTGCCCCGCGCTGCCCTGCACTCCTTCAGAGCCGTCCGTGCGATGCTGAGCAAGCAGGATGGGAGCCAGGCCAGCTTGAACCACTGCGAGAAGGCCAGTGGTTGCCTGCGGGAGAGCCTGGAGCTCGGCAGCCCCCCCAAAGGCACCATCGACAAG GCGGTCCAACTCCTCCTCTGCGACCTGCTCCTGGTCACCCGCACCAACCTCTGGCAGCAGCAGATGAGCGCCAGCCAGCAGCGCAGCTGCCTCTACCAGGCCTCTGCCGTCGAGCTCCGCGGTTTCCAGCAGGACCTCAGCAGCCTGCGACGCCTGGCCCAGACCCTGCGCCCTGCCATGCGCCGG GTGTTCCTGCACGAAGCCACAGCCAGGCTCATGGCGCGGGCCAGCCCCACGCGCACCCATCAGCTGCTGGACCGCAGCCTGCGGAGGAGAGGGGTGCAGGGCAGCAAAACAG CCGGGGAGCCAGAGAGCCACCCCACGCCGCGGGAGCACGCCGAggccctgctgctggcctgctGCTACCTCCCACCCAGCTTCCTCTCGGGGCCGGGCCAACGCGTGGGCATGTTGGCCGAGGCCGCCCGCACGCTGGAGAAGCTGGGGGACAAACGGACGCTGCACGACTGCCAGCAGATGATCATCAAGCTGGGCAGTGGCACCACCGTCACATCGGGCTAG
- the SREBF1 gene encoding sterol regulatory element-binding protein 1 isoform X3 → MSGLAFDDAALEGLAPSLGLSGANDIDTALLSDIDDMLQLINTPDNDFSGLFDSPFSAPDSTVPPGLPPAPGSLSTYLGPNKPPPAAPTSSVYPGPPGMAAFTPQPPAPLLPAPAPGVKEEPAAAPSSQPQPGMMLAPSFVPTSPGQFSPPPLVGYQNQHSFSAMQPGGVGQPLPSPLPTPQPGQPTALPGPVQSVAPQQLLAPAAPAPQPVSPQIQPVPVLLQPHFIKADSLLLTAVKTDAGNAKTSSIASLATSASGSATSLQVPALVSGGTILATVPLVVDAEKLPINRLAPSGKPALVQSRGEKRTAHNAIEKRYRSSINDKIVELKDLVVGTEAKLNKSAILRKAIEYIRFLQQSNQKLKQENLTLKMAVQKNQSLKDLVASCNGAAKAEAPMEVVKAEVMEMLTPPPSDVGSPSHSSPLSLSGGSSNSSGSDSEPDSPLCDHGKVKQERPPPSPSSQGMLDRSRMALCAFVFLCLSFNPLASLLRGSGAPRPVGSPGTSGPSRSIMAESGIVEEPWGWAQWLWPTLAFWALNAALVLGAVVRLFVCGEPVTRPHSEPSVLFWRHRRQADLDLDRGDFAQGAQHLRTALGALGRPLPASHGDLACSLLWTLLRHLLQRLWVGRWLAARAGGLRPDPPPPAHVHQSARDAAMAYHRLHQLHLAGKQAGGHLLAINLALSAVNLAECAGDAVSVAALAEIYVAAALRVKASLHRCFHFLARPFLCSARRVALSHGGAVPPAMQWLCHPLGHRFFVDGDWAVKGVPRETIYSSAGNPVDPLAQVTQLFREHLLEKALFCVAMPEPGRPAAQGEGRRFSNALEYLQLLNGCSDASSTPVPAPSISSGLAAVTGTDPVSKWWASIIGTVIHWLQGDEEGAERLYPLVETMPRALQSSEKPLPRAALHSFRAVRAMLSKQDGSQASLNHCEKASGCLRESLELGSPPKGTIDKAVQLLLCDLLLVTRTNLWQQQMSASQQRSCLYQASAVELRGFQQDLSSLRRLAQTLRPAMRRVFLHEATARLMARASPTRTHQLLDRSLRRRGVQGSKTAGEPESHPTPREHAEALLLACCYLPPSFLSGPGQRVGMLAEAARTLEKLGDKRTLHDCQQMIIKLGSGTTVTSG, encoded by the exons aTGAGCGGTCTCGCCTTCGACGACGCGGCCCTGGAGGGGCTGGCACCGTCCCTCGGCCTCTCCGGGGCCAACGACATCGACACGGCCCTGCTCAGCGACATCGACG ACATGCTCCAGCTGATCAACACACCGGACAATGACTTCTCGGGGCTTTTTGACTCGCCGTTCAGTGCCCCCGACAGCACTGTGCCCCCAGGGCtacccccagccccgggcagcctCAGCACCTACCTGGGACCCAACAAGCCTCCCCCTGCCGCCCCCACCAGCAGCGTCTACCCAGGGCCCCCCGGGATGGCGGCCttcaccccacagcccccggcCCCACTCCtgccggcgccggccccgggtGTCAAGGAGGAGCCTGCGGCCGCGcccagcagccagccccagcccggcaTGATGCTGGCCCCCAGCTTCGTCCCCACATCCCCCGGCCAGTTCAGCCCCCCGCCCTTGGTGGGCTACCAGAACCAGCACAGCTTCTCCG CCATGCAGCCCGGGGGtgtggggcagcccctgccaagccccctgcccaccccacagcCAGGCCAGCCCACGGCACTGCCGGGCCCCGTGCAGAGTGTGgcaccccagcagctcctggcccccgccgcccctgctccccagcctgtCTCACCCCAGATCCAGCCAGTGCCG GTTCTGCTGCAGCCCCATTTCATCAAGGCTGACTCCCTCCTGCTGACGGCCGTCAAGACAGATGCCGGCAATGCCAAAACCTCCAGCATCGCCTCCTTGGCCACCAGCGCCAGCGGCTCTGCCACCTCACTGCAGGTGCCG GCGCTGGTGAGCGGAGGGACCATCCTGGCCACGGTGCCGCTGGTGGTGGACGCCGAGAAGCTGCCCATCAACCGGTTGGCACCCAGCGGGAAGCCGGCGCTGGTGCAGAGCCGGGGGGAGAAGCGCACGGCGCACAACGCCATCGAGAAACGCTACCGCTCCTCCATCAACGACAAGATCGTGGAGCTCAAGGACCTGGTGGTGGGCACTGAGGCCAAG CTCAACAAGTCGGCAATCCTGAGGAAAGCGATCGAGTACATCCGATTCCTGCAGCAGAGCAACCAGAAGCTGAAGCAGGAGAACCTCACCCTGAAAATGGCCGTGCAGAAGAACC AGTCCCTGAAGGACTTGGTGGCCTCCTGCAATGGGGCGGCTAAGGCGGAGGCCCCCATGGAGGTGGTGAAGGCGGAGGTGATGGAGATGCTGACGCCGCCGCCCTCGGACGTGGGCTCGCCGTCTCACAGCAGCCCGCTCTCGCTCAGCgggggcagcagcaacagcagcggCAGCGACTCAGAGCCCGACAGCCCCCTCTGCGACCATGGCAAG GTGAAGCAGGAgcgcccgccgccctcgcccAGCAGCCAGGGCATGCTGGACCGCTCCCGCATGGCCCTCTGCGCCTTTGTcttcctctgcctctccttcAACCCCCTGGCCTCCCTCCTCCGGGGCTCCGGTGCTCCACGCCCTGTGGGGAGCCCAGGCACCTCTGGCCCCAGCAGGAGCATCATGGCTGAGTCTGGCATTGTGG AGGAGCCGTGGGGGTGGGCGCAGTGGCTCTGGCCCACCCTGGCCTTCTGGGCGCTGAACGCGGCGCTGGTGCTGGGGGCGGTGGTGCGACTCTTCGTCTGCGGGGAGCCCGTCACCCGCCCCCACTCCGAGCCCTCCGTCCTCTTCTGGCGGCACCGCCGACAGGCTGACCTTGACCTTGACCGG ggggactTTGCCCAGGGCGCCCAGCACCTCCGGacggcactgggagcactgggacggCCGCTGCCCGCCTCCCACGGGGACCTGGCCTGCAGCCTGCTCTGGACCCTGCTGCGGCACCTGCTCCAGCGCCTTTGGGTGGGCCGCTGGCTGGCCGCCCGCGCTGGGGGGCTGCGCCCCGACCCCCCCCCACCAGCCCACGTCCATCAGAGTGCCCGCGACGCCGCCATGGCTTACCACcgcctgcaccagctccacctTGCCG ggaAGCAGGCGGGGGGGCACTTACTGGCCATCAACCTGGCGCTGAGTGCTGTCAACCTGGCCGAGTGCGCCGGTGACGCTGTCTCCGTGGCCGCCCTGGCAGAGATCTACGTGGCAGCCGCCCTGAGGGTCAAGGCCAGCCTGCACCGCTGCTTCCACTTCTTGGCT CGCCCCTTCCTCTGCAGTGCCCGGCGCGTGGCCCTGTCCCACGGCGGGGCTGTCCCCCCCGCCATGCAGTGGCTTTGTCACCCTTTGGGCCACCGTTTCTTCGTCGACGGGGACTGGGCTGTCAAGGGCGTCCCCAGGGAGACCATCTATAGCTCTGCTGGCAACCCAG TGGACCCGCTGGCACAGGTGACCCAGCTTTTCCGCGAGCACCTCCTGGAGAAGGCTCTGTTCTGCGTGGCCATGCCCGAGCCCGGCCGTCCCGCTGCCCAGGGCGAGGG cagaCGCTTCTCCAACGCCCTCGAGTACCTCCAGCTCCTCAACGGCTGCTCCGACGCCAGCAGCACACCTGTCCCCGCGCCCTCCATCAGCTCCGGCTTGGCAGCTGTCACAG GCACCGACCCCGTGTCCAAGTGGTGGGCGTCCATCATTGGCACAGTTATTCACTGGCTGCAGGGAGACGAGGAGGGGGCCGAGCGCCTCTACCCGCTGGTGGAGACCATGCCCCGGGCGCTGCAGAGCTCTGA AAAGCCCCTGCCCCGCGCTGCCCTGCACTCCTTCAGAGCCGTCCGTGCGATGCTGAGCAAGCAGGATGGGAGCCAGGCCAGCTTGAACCACTGCGAGAAGGCCAGTGGTTGCCTGCGGGAGAGCCTGGAGCTCGGCAGCCCCCCCAAAGGCACCATCGACAAG GCGGTCCAACTCCTCCTCTGCGACCTGCTCCTGGTCACCCGCACCAACCTCTGGCAGCAGCAGATGAGCGCCAGCCAGCAGCGCAGCTGCCTCTACCAGGCCTCTGCCGTCGAGCTCCGCGGTTTCCAGCAGGACCTCAGCAGCCTGCGACGCCTGGCCCAGACCCTGCGCCCTGCCATGCGCCGG GTGTTCCTGCACGAAGCCACAGCCAGGCTCATGGCGCGGGCCAGCCCCACGCGCACCCATCAGCTGCTGGACCGCAGCCTGCGGAGGAGAGGGGTGCAGGGCAGCAAAACAG CCGGGGAGCCAGAGAGCCACCCCACGCCGCGGGAGCACGCCGAggccctgctgctggcctgctGCTACCTCCCACCCAGCTTCCTCTCGGGGCCGGGCCAACGCGTGGGCATGTTGGCCGAGGCCGCCCGCACGCTGGAGAAGCTGGGGGACAAACGGACGCTGCACGACTGCCAGCAGATGATCATCAAGCTGGGCAGTGGCACCACCGTCACATCGGGCTAG
- the SREBF1 gene encoding sterol regulatory element-binding protein 1 isoform X1, with product MALKYPGASVRPGTGLSGSCSPLLGTPPAPAGMECTFEDMLQLINTPDNDFSGLFDSPFSAPDSTVPPGLPPAPGSLSTYLGPNKPPPAAPTSSVYPGPPGMAAFTPQPPAPLLPAPAPGVKEEPAAAPSSQPQPGMMLAPSFVPTSPGQFSPPPLVGYQNQHSFSAMQPGGVGQPLPSPLPTPQPGQPTALPGPVQSVAPQQLLAPAAPAPQPVSPQIQPVPVLLQPHFIKADSLLLTAVKTDAGNAKTSSIASLATSASGSATSLQVPALVSGGTILATVPLVVDAEKLPINRLAPSGKPALVQSRGEKRTAHNAIEKRYRSSINDKIVELKDLVVGTEAKLNKSAILRKAIEYIRFLQQSNQKLKQENLTLKMAVQKNQSLKDLVASCNGAAKAEAPMEVVKAEVMEMLTPPPSDVGSPSHSSPLSLSGGSSNSSGSDSEPDSPLCDHGKVKQERPPPSPSSQGMLDRSRMALCAFVFLCLSFNPLASLLRGSGAPRPVGSPGTSGPSRSIMAESGIVEEPWGWAQWLWPTLAFWALNAALVLGAVVRLFVCGEPVTRPHSEPSVLFWRHRRQADLDLDRGDFAQGAQHLRTALGALGRPLPASHGDLACSLLWTLLRHLLQRLWVGRWLAARAGGLRPDPPPPAHVHQSARDAAMAYHRLHQLHLAGKQAGGHLLAINLALSAVNLAECAGDAVSVAALAEIYVAAALRVKASLHRCFHFLARPFLCSARRVALSHGGAVPPAMQWLCHPLGHRFFVDGDWAVKGVPRETIYSSAGNPVDPLAQVTQLFREHLLEKALFCVAMPEPGRPAAQGEGRRFSNALEYLQLLNGCSDASSTPVPAPSISSGLAAVTGTDPVSKWWASIIGTVIHWLQGDEEGAERLYPLVETMPRALQSSEKPLPRAALHSFRAVRAMLSKQDGSQASLNHCEKASGCLRESLELGSPPKGTIDKAVQLLLCDLLLVTRTNLWQQQMSASQQRSCLYQASAVELRGFQQDLSSLRRLAQTLRPAMRRVFLHEATARLMARASPTRTHQLLDRSLRRRGVQGSKTAGEPESHPTPREHAEALLLACCYLPPSFLSGPGQRVGMLAEAARTLEKLGDKRTLHDCQQMIIKLGSGTTVTSG from the exons ATGGCTTTAAAATATCCCGGGGCCTCCGTACGGCCTGGCACGGGGCTGAGCGGGAGCTGTAGCCCActtctggggacccccccagcgcccGCCGGCATGGAGTGCACTTTCGAAG ACATGCTCCAGCTGATCAACACACCGGACAATGACTTCTCGGGGCTTTTTGACTCGCCGTTCAGTGCCCCCGACAGCACTGTGCCCCCAGGGCtacccccagccccgggcagcctCAGCACCTACCTGGGACCCAACAAGCCTCCCCCTGCCGCCCCCACCAGCAGCGTCTACCCAGGGCCCCCCGGGATGGCGGCCttcaccccacagcccccggcCCCACTCCtgccggcgccggccccgggtGTCAAGGAGGAGCCTGCGGCCGCGcccagcagccagccccagcccggcaTGATGCTGGCCCCCAGCTTCGTCCCCACATCCCCCGGCCAGTTCAGCCCCCCGCCCTTGGTGGGCTACCAGAACCAGCACAGCTTCTCCG CCATGCAGCCCGGGGGtgtggggcagcccctgccaagccccctgcccaccccacagcCAGGCCAGCCCACGGCACTGCCGGGCCCCGTGCAGAGTGTGgcaccccagcagctcctggcccccgccgcccctgctccccagcctgtCTCACCCCAGATCCAGCCAGTGCCG GTTCTGCTGCAGCCCCATTTCATCAAGGCTGACTCCCTCCTGCTGACGGCCGTCAAGACAGATGCCGGCAATGCCAAAACCTCCAGCATCGCCTCCTTGGCCACCAGCGCCAGCGGCTCTGCCACCTCACTGCAGGTGCCG GCGCTGGTGAGCGGAGGGACCATCCTGGCCACGGTGCCGCTGGTGGTGGACGCCGAGAAGCTGCCCATCAACCGGTTGGCACCCAGCGGGAAGCCGGCGCTGGTGCAGAGCCGGGGGGAGAAGCGCACGGCGCACAACGCCATCGAGAAACGCTACCGCTCCTCCATCAACGACAAGATCGTGGAGCTCAAGGACCTGGTGGTGGGCACTGAGGCCAAG CTCAACAAGTCGGCAATCCTGAGGAAAGCGATCGAGTACATCCGATTCCTGCAGCAGAGCAACCAGAAGCTGAAGCAGGAGAACCTCACCCTGAAAATGGCCGTGCAGAAGAACC AGTCCCTGAAGGACTTGGTGGCCTCCTGCAATGGGGCGGCTAAGGCGGAGGCCCCCATGGAGGTGGTGAAGGCGGAGGTGATGGAGATGCTGACGCCGCCGCCCTCGGACGTGGGCTCGCCGTCTCACAGCAGCCCGCTCTCGCTCAGCgggggcagcagcaacagcagcggCAGCGACTCAGAGCCCGACAGCCCCCTCTGCGACCATGGCAAG GTGAAGCAGGAgcgcccgccgccctcgcccAGCAGCCAGGGCATGCTGGACCGCTCCCGCATGGCCCTCTGCGCCTTTGTcttcctctgcctctccttcAACCCCCTGGCCTCCCTCCTCCGGGGCTCCGGTGCTCCACGCCCTGTGGGGAGCCCAGGCACCTCTGGCCCCAGCAGGAGCATCATGGCTGAGTCTGGCATTGTGG AGGAGCCGTGGGGGTGGGCGCAGTGGCTCTGGCCCACCCTGGCCTTCTGGGCGCTGAACGCGGCGCTGGTGCTGGGGGCGGTGGTGCGACTCTTCGTCTGCGGGGAGCCCGTCACCCGCCCCCACTCCGAGCCCTCCGTCCTCTTCTGGCGGCACCGCCGACAGGCTGACCTTGACCTTGACCGG ggggactTTGCCCAGGGCGCCCAGCACCTCCGGacggcactgggagcactgggacggCCGCTGCCCGCCTCCCACGGGGACCTGGCCTGCAGCCTGCTCTGGACCCTGCTGCGGCACCTGCTCCAGCGCCTTTGGGTGGGCCGCTGGCTGGCCGCCCGCGCTGGGGGGCTGCGCCCCGACCCCCCCCCACCAGCCCACGTCCATCAGAGTGCCCGCGACGCCGCCATGGCTTACCACcgcctgcaccagctccacctTGCCG ggaAGCAGGCGGGGGGGCACTTACTGGCCATCAACCTGGCGCTGAGTGCTGTCAACCTGGCCGAGTGCGCCGGTGACGCTGTCTCCGTGGCCGCCCTGGCAGAGATCTACGTGGCAGCCGCCCTGAGGGTCAAGGCCAGCCTGCACCGCTGCTTCCACTTCTTGGCT CGCCCCTTCCTCTGCAGTGCCCGGCGCGTGGCCCTGTCCCACGGCGGGGCTGTCCCCCCCGCCATGCAGTGGCTTTGTCACCCTTTGGGCCACCGTTTCTTCGTCGACGGGGACTGGGCTGTCAAGGGCGTCCCCAGGGAGACCATCTATAGCTCTGCTGGCAACCCAG TGGACCCGCTGGCACAGGTGACCCAGCTTTTCCGCGAGCACCTCCTGGAGAAGGCTCTGTTCTGCGTGGCCATGCCCGAGCCCGGCCGTCCCGCTGCCCAGGGCGAGGG cagaCGCTTCTCCAACGCCCTCGAGTACCTCCAGCTCCTCAACGGCTGCTCCGACGCCAGCAGCACACCTGTCCCCGCGCCCTCCATCAGCTCCGGCTTGGCAGCTGTCACAG GCACCGACCCCGTGTCCAAGTGGTGGGCGTCCATCATTGGCACAGTTATTCACTGGCTGCAGGGAGACGAGGAGGGGGCCGAGCGCCTCTACCCGCTGGTGGAGACCATGCCCCGGGCGCTGCAGAGCTCTGA AAAGCCCCTGCCCCGCGCTGCCCTGCACTCCTTCAGAGCCGTCCGTGCGATGCTGAGCAAGCAGGATGGGAGCCAGGCCAGCTTGAACCACTGCGAGAAGGCCAGTGGTTGCCTGCGGGAGAGCCTGGAGCTCGGCAGCCCCCCCAAAGGCACCATCGACAAG GCGGTCCAACTCCTCCTCTGCGACCTGCTCCTGGTCACCCGCACCAACCTCTGGCAGCAGCAGATGAGCGCCAGCCAGCAGCGCAGCTGCCTCTACCAGGCCTCTGCCGTCGAGCTCCGCGGTTTCCAGCAGGACCTCAGCAGCCTGCGACGCCTGGCCCAGACCCTGCGCCCTGCCATGCGCCGG GTGTTCCTGCACGAAGCCACAGCCAGGCTCATGGCGCGGGCCAGCCCCACGCGCACCCATCAGCTGCTGGACCGCAGCCTGCGGAGGAGAGGGGTGCAGGGCAGCAAAACAG CCGGGGAGCCAGAGAGCCACCCCACGCCGCGGGAGCACGCCGAggccctgctgctggcctgctGCTACCTCCCACCCAGCTTCCTCTCGGGGCCGGGCCAACGCGTGGGCATGTTGGCCGAGGCCGCCCGCACGCTGGAGAAGCTGGGGGACAAACGGACGCTGCACGACTGCCAGCAGATGATCATCAAGCTGGGCAGTGGCACCACCGTCACATCGGGCTAG